The Pyrus communis chromosome 2, drPyrComm1.1, whole genome shotgun sequence genome includes a window with the following:
- the LOC137726245 gene encoding beta-glucosidase 47-like produces the protein MEHFSALHVFLIVDICFAIPMVSCNHIFLKGNSATSPFPSNFLFGTASSSYQFEGAFLTDGKGLSNWDVFTHKPGHISDGTNGDIADDQYHLYLEDLDLMNYIGVNTYRFSISWARVLPKGRFGKVNRAGINHYNKFIDALLRRGIHPFVTLTHYDIPQELEDRYGAWLSPQLQEDFLYYANTCFKFFGDRVKYWVTFNEPNVVVIRGYRSGVYPPTRCSRPFGNCTSGDSEREPFIAAHNIILSHAAAVHLYRTKYQKKQGGSIGIVMNALWYEPISNSLEDKLAAERAISFYMNWFLDPVLQGKYPAEMREILGADLPAFSKSDVEMLKKNGLDFIGINHYTSFYSKDCMFSACEPGPGTSRTEGFALRTAQKDGVFIGEPTAVDWLYVYPQGMEKIVTYVKDRYNNTPIFITENGFGEVENPNSCNEELLNDVKRVEYMRSYLHALAEGIRKGADVRGYVAWSLLDNFEWTSGYTVRFGLHRVDYATLKRTQRLSAAWYKQFVSNHTVQTHLPTN, from the exons ATGGAGCATTTTTCAGCACTTCATGTTTTCCTTATTGTTGATATATGCTTTGCGATTCCCATGGTGTCTTGCAATCACATATTTTTGAAAGGAAACTCAGCCACATCCCCTTTCCCTAGTAACTTCCTCTTTGGAACTGCATCCTCTTCTTACCAG TTTGAGGGAGCTTTTCTGACCGATGGAAAAGGCCTAAGCAACTGGGACGTTTTTACTCATAAGCCTG GTCATATTTCGGATGGAACTAATGGAGATATCGCTGATGACCAGTATCATCTCTATTTG GAAGATTTGGATCTCATGAATTACATTGGAGTCAATACTTACCGGTTTTCCATATCATGGGCAAGAGTTTTACCta AAGGAAGATTTGGTAAAGTGAATCGAGCTGGCATCAATCACTATAACAAGTTCATCGACGCTCTTCTGCGTAGAG GAATCCATCCCTTCGTGACGTTGACTCACTACGACATTCCACAGGAACTTGAAGACAGATATGGAGCTTGGCTAAGTCCCCAACTGCA GGAGGATTTCCTATATTATGCAAATACATGTTTCAAATTCTTTGGAGACCGAGTGAAGTACTGGGTGACATTCAATGAGCCGAATGTAGTCGTTATTCGGGGCTATAGGTCGGGAGTGTACCCGCCCACTCGCTGCTCTAGACCCTTTGGGAATTGTACTAGTGGGGATTCAGAGAGAGAGCCTTTTATTGCAGCTCATAACATCATTCTATCCCATGCAGCTGCCGTCCATCTATACAGAACCAAATATCAG AAAAAACAAGGAGGTAGCATTGGAATTGTTATGAATGCCTTATGGTATGAACCGATCAGCAACTCCTTAGAAGACAAATTAGCAGCTGAGAGGGCTATATCTTTCTATATGAACTG GTTCTTAGACCCGGTTCTACAAGGGAAATATCCTGCAGAAATGCGTGAGATTCTAGGAGCTGATTTGCCGGCATTTTCGAAATCTGATGTGGAGATGCTGAAGAAGAATGGATTGGACTTCATTGGCATCAATCACTATACGAGCTTTTACTCAAAAGATTGTATGTTCTCTGCATGTGAACCAGGACCAGGGACTTCAAGGACGGAGGGTTTCGCATTGCGAACTGCACAGAAAGACGGAGTCTTCATTGGAGAACCA ACTGCGGTTGACTGGCTGTATGTCTACCCTCAAGGAATGGAAAAGATCGTAACATATGTAAAAGACAGATACAACAACACACCAATCTTCATCACAGAAAATG GGTTTGGTGAGGTGGAGAATCCGAATTCCTGCAATGAAGAATTACTGAATGATGTCAAGAGAGTAGAGTACATGAGGTCTTACTTACATGCACTTGCAGAAGGAATCAG AAAAGGAGCAGATGTAAGAGGGTACGTGGCGTGGTCGTTGCTGGACAACTTCGAGTGGACGAGTGGCTATACGGTTCGGTTTGGACTTCACCGTGTTGATTACGCCACTCTCAAGAGGACTCAAAGACTATCCGCTGCTTGGTACAAACAATTTGTATCTAATCATACGGTGCAAACACACCTACCCACAAACTGA
- the LOC137720920 gene encoding tyrosine-sulfated glycopeptide receptor 1-like: MAIPTRTMLVKPNRLTNSYVLLFILFIASIISKTHAACSKIDQHSLLSSFDIASSSLNWSSNDCCRWEGIICNMAGRVTHLLLPSKRLKGVISPSLGNLTHLSHLNLSHNILSGHLEAGFFLSLSRLHILDLSYNFISGEVPLSLPSSHIQLVDLSSNQFNGTIPSSFLQRAWNLSNLNVSNNFLTGQIPSSICFYSSSVRLLDFSHNEFSGIIPLGIGNCSKLELFRAGFNNLLGTLPTDIHNAQALEEISLPSNKLSGPIGENIGKLSRLKILTLHFNNLESYLPTSLMNCSSLTELNLGYNQFQGDLSVLNFSKLTKLIKLDLKNNNFTGPLPISVYSCKSLMALRLSSNDLEGQIQHEILSLKSLSFLSLSNNRLTNVTGAMKILKDSKSLRVLLFTSNFLGEEMPDGDLMVDSFGFQNLSVLSLSRCQLTGKVPIWLSKLEKMEVLDLSSNRLVGSIPGWLGTLQSLSFLNLNNNFISGEFPKELCELPAFVTKWEENQTGHGDFELPVYYQSINGSATLLQYKYISNLPKRISFRNNSLSSKIPLEIGKLQLLQELDIGFNNFFGNIPNQISNLPNLERLDLSRNHFSGELPASLSSLHFLSSFSVAYNNLQGKIPLGTQLQGFNDTAFEGNPGLCGFPLPNECQKKRPGDTTKNLEDVHDTANGIPWLHISVSLGFILGFWGVCGPLALSRSWRFAYFQFLSNIVDRFVC; encoded by the exons ATGGCAATTCCAACAAGAACCATGTTAGTGAAGCCTAATCGTCTAACTAATTCATATGTCCTCCTCTTCATCTTGTTTATCGCAAGTATTATTTCTAAAACCCATGCTGCATGCAGCAAAATAGACCAACACTCTCTTTTGTCTTCGTTTGATATCGCTTCTTCTAGTTTGAACTGGTCTTCCAACGATTGTTGTCGATGGGAGGGCATTATTTGCAATATGGCTGGTAGGGTCACCCATTTGTTGTTGCCCTCCAAACGCCTCAAAGGAGTCATTTCTCCATCTCTTGGAAATCTCACGCATCTTTCCCACCTCAATCTCTCCCATAATATACTTTCTGGTCACCTGGAAGCTGGATTCTTCCTGTCCTTGAGTCGCCTTCATATCCTTGACTTGAGCTACAACTTTATCTCTGGAGAAGTACCGTTATCTCTACCATCAAGTCATATCCAATTGGTGGACTTATCCAGCAATCAATTCAACGGAACAATCCCATCTTCGTTCCTCCAGCGTGCCTGGAATTTGAGCAATTTAAATGTCAGCAATAATTTCCTTACAGGCCAAATACCGTCCTCTATCTGTTTTTATTCTTCTTCGGTTAGACTCTTGGATTTCTCCCATAATGAGTTCAGTGGCATAATCCCACTTGGAATTGGTAACTGTTCAAAGTTGGAGCTCTTTCGTGCAGGTTTTAATAACTTACTGGGGACACTTCCAACTGATATCCACAATGCTCAAGCACTTGAAGAAATTTCATTGCCTTCCAATAAGCTTTCCGGACCCATTGGTGAGA ATATTGGGAAGCTCTCAAGATTGAAGATCCTAACCCTCCATTTTAACAATCTAGAGAGTTATCTGCCTACATCTTTGATGAATTGCTCAAGCCTTACAGAACTGAATCTAGGTTACAACCAATTCCAAGGAGATCTTTCTGTGCTTAATTTCTCCAAGCTTACTAAACTTATTAAACTTGACCTTAAGAATAATAACTTCACCGGTCCCTTGCCAATAAGCGTTTACTCATGCAAGTCCTTGATGGCACTTCGACTGAGCTCAAATGATCTAGAAGGACAAATACAACATGAGATTCTTTCTTTGAAATCCTTGTCATTCCTTTCACTTTCCAATAACAGGTTGACCAATGTCACAGGGGCAATGAAGATATTGAAGGATTCCAAAAGTTTAAGGGTACTCCTTTTTACAAGTAATTTTCTTGGTGAAGAAATGCCAGATGGTGATCTCATGGTTGATTCatttgggttccaaaatctctcgGTTCTCAGTTTGTCAAGGTGCCAATTGACAGGCAAGGTACCAATATGGCTGTCGAAGCTTGAGAAAATGGAGGTGCTGGATCTGTCTTCTAACAGACTTGTAGGCTCAATACCTGGTTGGTTGGGGACTCTTCAAAGTCTTTCCTTTTTAAACTTGAATAATAACTTCATTTCAGGTGAATTTCCGAAGGAGCTTTGTGAACTACCAGCTTTCGTGACAAAATGGGAAGAAAATCAAACAGGCCATGGTGATTTTGAGTTGCCCGTCTACTACCAAAGCATTAATGGGTCTGCAACTCTTTTACAGTACAAATATATATCCAACTTGCCAAAGAGAATCAGCTTCAGGAACAACAGCCTAAGCAGCAAAATACCCCTTGAGATTGGCAAATTGCAACTTCTTCAAGAATTAGATATTGGTTTCAACAACTTCTTTGGCAACATTCCAAACCAAATATCGAACCTTCCAAACTTGGAGAGGTTAGACCTCTCAAGAAACCATTTTTCGGGCGAACTCCCAGCCTCACTGTCAAGTCTTCATTTCTTGTCTTCATTTAGTGTTGCCTACAATAACCTCCAAGGCAAAATACCATTAGGCACTCAGCTCCAAGGATTCAATGACACTGCCTTTGAGGGTAACCCAGGACTTTGCGGTTTCCCGCTTCCAAATGAGTGCCAGAAGAAGCGTCCAGGTGATACGACTAAGAACCTGGAAGATGTACATGACACTGCGAATGGAATTCCATGGCTTCATATTTCAGTGTCTCTTGGTTtcattttggggttttggggaGTTTGTGGTCCTTTAGCTTTGAGCAGGTCGTGGCGATTTGCATATTTTCAATTTCTCTCCAATATTGTAGATCGCTTCGTGTGCTAA
- the LOC137726244 gene encoding protein NRT1/ PTR FAMILY 5.4-like: MASSESPSQLSIHNGREDTEKNLIRQEQPSSSRGGWSAAIFIILVEVAERFSYYGTAGNLITYLTNELHEPIPKAAKNVNTWVGVSSLLPIIGGFVADAFLGRFNTILVSSIIYCFAMVMLTVTVSIIPRRYQKAMFFVSLYTLAIGQAGHKPCVQTFAADQFDEDSPEEKKAKSSFFNWWYMGIIVGASTATLVVIYVQDNVGWAAGFGIMTGAMVVALVLFLLGYKRYRKQGPLGSPFTKVVQVLVAAARKWRVDGTLMTGFGVYIDDESPHDTRRTLAHTSQFRCLDKAMIIDQLDASSKTRNPWRLCSQNHVEQVKLVLRLIPVWMCCLMFAVVQSFSITFFTKQGSTMVRSIGPNFKIPQASLHVFNGLTIIVVIPIYDRVFVPAARKVTGHSSGITILQRIGIGLFVSIFTMVVSALVEAKRVSIAKDHNLLDNPKTIVPMRVWWLIPQYMICGLSDVFTFVGLQEFFYDQMPEEMRSMGAAAYLSVVGVGNFMSNAIISAVQEISSKHGEKWLGNNINRAHLNYFYWVIAALSTLNWCIYVLIAKLFVYKKFEAQETNKEKELT; the protein is encoded by the exons ATGGCAAGCTCAGAATCTCCATCCCAACTAAGTATTCACAATGGCCGTGAAGACACAGAGAAGAATCTTATCAGACAAGAACAACCTTCCAGTTCAAGAGGGGGCTGGAGTGCTGCAATTTTCATCATCC TTGTTGAGGTGGCAGAGAGATTTTCTTACTATGGCACGGCTGGAAACCTCATCACGTACCTCACAAATGAACTCCATGAGCCCATCCCCAAGGCTGCAAAGAATGTCAACACTTGGGTTGGAGTTTCATCTCTCCTCCCAATAATTGGGGGCTTCGTCGCCGATGCCTTTCTCGGTCGATTCAACACCATTCTCGTCTCATCGATCATTTATTGCTTT GCAATGGTAATGTTAACCGTAACAGTTTCCATAATTCCTCGGCGTTATCAGAAAGCAATGTTCTTTGTATCACTTTACACATTGGCAATTGGTCAAGCTGGCCACAAACCATGTGTACAAACCTTTGCGGCCGACCAGTTTGATGAAGACTCGCCGGAGGAGAAGAAGGCGAAAAGCTCATTCTTCAACTGGTGGTATATGGGGATCATTGTTGGTGCCTCCACGGCTACTTTGGTAGTCATATATGTGCAG GATAATGTTGGGTGGGCGGCGGGGTTTGGAATAATGACAGGGGCAATGGTGGTGGCATTGGTTCTGTTTCTGTTGGGTTACAAGAGATACAGAAAGCAGGGACCCTTAGGCAGCCCCTTCACCAAGGTGGTTCAGGTGTTAGTGGCGGCGGCAAGGAAGTGGCGCGTGGATGGAACACTCATGACTGGTTTTGGTGTGTACATAGATGACGAGAGTCCGCATGATACTAGGAGGACTTTAGCACATACCAGTCAATTCAG ATGCTTGGATAAGGCAATGATCATTGACCAACTTGATGCTTCGAGCAAGACCAGAAATCCATGGAGATTGTGCTCACAAAATCATGTCGAACAAGTAAAGCTCGTCCTACGCCTCATTCCCGTATGGATGTGTTGCTTAATGTTTGCTGTAGTCCAATCCTTTAGTATAACCTTCTTCACGAAGCAAGGAAGCACAATGGTCCGCTCAATTGGTCCGAACTTTAAGATTCCCCAAGCATCACTTCATGTCTTCAATGGCCTCACGATTATAGTTGTAATTCCAATCTACGACCGTGTTTTCGTCCCAGCAGCCCGAAAAGTCACGGGACACTCCTCTGGCATCACCATCCTACAAAGAATTGGCATTGGCCTATTTGTATCCATATTCACTATGGTTGTGTCAGCTTTGGTAGAAGCCAAAAGGGTTAGCATTGCAAAAGACCACAACCTCCTGGACAACCCCAAAACAATAGTGCCAATGAGAGTGTGGTGGTTAATTCCACAGTACATGATATGTGGTTTGTCTGATGTATTTACATTTGTTGGACTTCAAGAATTCTTCTACGATCAAATGCCAGAGGAAATGAGAAGCATGGGAGCAGCAGCATACCTCAGTGTGGTAGGTGTAGGAAACTTCATGAGCAATGCTATAATATCTGCGGTGCAAGAAATTAGCTCAAAGCATGGTGAAAAATGGCTTGGTAACAATATCAATCGTGCCCATCTCAATTACTTTTATTGGGTAATTGCAGCTTTGAGCACTTTGAATTGGTGCATATATGTGTTGATTGCTAAACTTTTCGTATACAAAAAGTTTGAAGCACAAGAAACCAATAAGGAGAAAGAGCTCACTTGA